The sequence below is a genomic window from Macrobrachium nipponense isolate FS-2020 chromosome 40, ASM1510439v2, whole genome shotgun sequence.
ataagtaATGGGTATGTTAAACAGGGCTGAAAAAGtatttacaagaaaatataacatatttattttaattttctttggtgaaacaacgctctatttgaccatagattttagcatgcactccaagtaagctggaagtcggatcacgccttgctcaCTCTGCTTCTTATATTTTCCAACATGTTTATGAAAGTTGTGAAGACATGTTAGAAAAGTCTGTGAAATAGTGACTACTGTAACATGACTAATGAATTTGAGTGAAGAAAGAAATCAAGAAAGTAGACTTTTCCAATTACTTCTTTCATAAAATGAACTAAGTTTTTGCAAAACCAAAAGATTTACTAGTTCGAATGATCCATATCTAGAAGCGTGACAGAAAGTCCACCTTTTTCCTCTTGGTACAAAATTGCAAAGATGATTTATAAGACTCCAGCACAAGTTGTACTTTCCACTTGGTACAGAATTACCAGGATCATTTATAAGACCCCAACATAAGTTGGAGTTTCTATATGATACAAAATTTTAAAGATCATTTTCAGGACCCGTGCACAAGTTGCAGTTCTCAGTTGGTACTAAACTACAAAGATCATTTATGACTCACGGACAAGCTGCAATTCCCAGTTGGTACAAAACTGCAAAGCTCATGTATGAGACACCCAGCACTTTAAGACCTGCTAGTGACCTAACCTGTTTGTAATGAGGCAACTTAATCATTGCCCTGAGGACGAAGGATTCCGCAAAGGCCCCGTCGAAAGCCACTACGAGGGAACAGTGCCTGAAGTGGTGATGAGCGATGTAAGAAAGAGCATCAGCCAACAAGACTTCGCCACTGAAGTCCTTCGTCGTTGATCTCCTGAGATGTATTAGTCCCTTCTGGTGCTGGGGTGgggaaaggaaatatatatatatatatatatatatatatatatatatatatatgtatttatatattatatatatatatttatatatatatatatctatatatatatataatatttatatatatatatatagatatatatatatatatatatatatatatatatatatatatatatatatattatatatataatgcttagttAATATAGAGAAGACAAACGTTTTCAATTTATTTCTATGGTGATCTATAGATGCTATTAATTTTCCGCTGTATTTTCTCAGATGATACGGGTGACAGGTAAATGCATGTCAGTGTGAACACAAAGATTCAGAAAATAACAAGTCAGTGAGAGAAATCGTTGAAGgattttcctgatatatttttacaccaTTTTCATCAAATAATAAGAGTGGCTACCCCTCGCTGTTACAGTCAAGTTTTCACCGCTAAAAGTTGAATTGCGAACTCTCCTAATTGTCCGAGCTAGAGATTCCTTTCTTGGAAGCTTTCCAACTACAGAAACTTGAACATCGTTTATGCACTGATTTATAATAGACGATGGAATTTCTTCAGAATGTTGAGCATTAATGTTAATTACATCTATAACTTTTATAGCATCAATATGTGCACTGTCTTGCTGATGTGAATGCTCTGTAGCTTTGCAAATTGTTTCACCGTGCGTTATTGCTCTGCCGTTACAATAATGTCTTTTTTCACATCTCAAATAAATTCGTTCATTAATCACTTTATCGATCACGTATGCATAGCCTTCGTGTAGCAGTTTCTTTCCACCCATTTGAGTTTTGATTACTTCCATTATGAAAGGGTTTGGTAGGATGGAAATTTGAATTGAAGCGTTTGAATCTCGAAGGAAGTTAACTGGTGAGTGAAGCTCTAACAGAATGCATACTGTATGTATTTGGTACTttattctctcactctctgtcttcGACTTTGTCATTTCGACACATTGTCTGTTCCAAACATTGTCCGTTCGGCACATTGTCCGTTCGACACTTTGTCCATTCGACACTTTGTCCTTCGACACTCTGTCTTTCGACACTCTGTCTTTCAACACTCTGACCTAATACCGAATGGTTCGACCGTTGGAGGCCTGAGCGGCTACCCATCCCCGCTGAGGAAGgcggaagggctcgaccggcgaaggccagagtggctgcccatcccctctCAGGCAGgcggaagggctcgaccggcagaggccagtgtggctgcccatcccctctCAGGCAGgcggaagggctcgaccggcggaggccagagtggctgcccatcccctctCAGGCAGGCGGAAGGGCTCGAGCGGCGGAGGCCAGAGCGGCTGCCCATCCCCTCTCAGGCAGgcggaagggctcgaccggcggaggacagagtggctgcccatccccactgAGGCAGGCAGAAGAGTtcgaccggcggaggccagagcggctgcccatccccaccgagGTAGGCAGAAGGGCTCGATCGGCGGAGGCCAGAGCAgctgcccatccccaccgaggcaggcggaagggctcgaccggcggaggccagaatggctgcccatccccaccgaggcaggcagaagggctcgaccagcggaggccagagtggctgcccatccccgccgaggcaggcagaaggactcgaccggcggaggccagagtggctgcaCATCCCCGCCAAGGCAGgcagaagggctcgaccggcggaggccagagtggctgcaCATCCCCGACGAGGCAGgcagaagggctcgaccggcTGAGGCCCAGAggggctgcccatccccgccaaGGCAGGCAGAAGGActcgaccggcggaggccagagtggctacccatccccaccgaggcaggcagaagggctcgaccggcggaggccagagtggctgcccattcCCTCTCAGGCAGGCGGAAGAgctcgaccggcggaggccagaGCGGCTGCCCATCCCCTCTCAGGCAGGCataagggctcgaccggcggaggccagagtggctgcccattcCCTCTCAGGCAGGCGGAAGAGCTCGACCGGCGAAGGCCAGAGCGGCTGCCCATCCCCTCTCAGGCAGGCataagggctcgaccggcggaggccagagtggctgcccatcccctctCAGGTAGGCataagggctcgaccggcggaggccagaGCGGCTGCCCATCCCCTCGCAGGCAGGCGGAAGGGCTCGACCAGCGGAGGCCAGAGCTGTCCATCCCCCTCTCAGGCAGGCATAAGGCTCCCCAACCGGCGGGGCCAGAGTGGGCTGGTCCATCCCCTTCAGGCAGGCATAAGGGCTCGGACCGGCGGAGGCCCGAATGGCGCCCAATTCCCTTCAGGCAGGGGAAAAGAGCCTCGACCGGCGAGGCCAGAGCGGCTGCAATCCCCTTCTCAGGCCAGCATAAGGGTCGGACCGgggaggccagagtggctgccaTCCCTCTCAGGTAGGCCAataagggctcgaccggcggaggccagaGCGGCTGCCCATCCCCTCGCAGGCAGGCGGAAGGGCTCCGGACCagcggaggccagagtggctgtCCATCCCCTCTCAGAGGCATAAACCGGGCTCAACCCGGCGGAGGGCAGAGTGGCTGTCCAGCCCCTCTCAGGCAGGCATAAGGGActcgaccggcggaggccagagtggACTGTCCCATCCCCTCTCAGGCAAGCataagggctcgaccggcggaggccagaGTAGCTGCCCATCCCCATCTCAGGCAGGCAGAGGGGCTCGACCAAGGAACGGATGAGGCCAGAGTGGCTGTCCCATCCCCTCTCAGCCAGGCATAAGGCTCCAACCGGCGGAGGCCAAGAGTGGCTGTCCGATCCTCTCAGGCGCAGAAGGGCTCGACCCGGCGGAGCCAGGAGTGGCTGTCTCCCCTCTCAGGCAAGCATCCCCAAGGGCCTCGACTGGCGAGGCCAGAGGTAAGGCTGCCCATCCCCTCTCAAGGCAGCAGAGGGGTGGCTCGGaccggcggaggccagagtggctggCCCATCCCCCCCGCCGGCAGAATGGATCCCCTCTCGCAAGGCCAGGAGCGGCTCCCCTCCCCGCTCAGGAAGGGCCTAAGGGCTCGACCTGCGGAGGACCAGAGTGGCTGCCCTATCCCCTCTCAGGCAGGCATAAGGGCTCGACCCGGCGAAGGCCAGAGGGTGGCTGCcctccccgccgaggcaggcagaagggctcgaccggcggaggccagaGCAGCTGCCCATCCCCATCGAGGCAGGCAGAAGGGCTCGACCGacggaggccagagtggctgcccatccccatcGAGGCAGGCAGAAGGGCTCGACTggcggaggccagagtggctgcccatccccgccgaggcaggcagaagggctcgaccggcggaggccagagtggctgcccatccccaccgaggcaggcagaagggctcgaccggcggaggccagaGCAGCTGCCCATCCCCATCGAGGCAGGCAGAAGGGCTCGACCGacggaggccagagtggctgcccatccccatcGAGGCAGGCAGAAGGGCTCGACCGacggaggccagagtggctgcccatccccatcGAGGCAGGCAGAAGGGCTCGACTggcggaggccagagtggctgcccatccccgccgaggcaggcaaAAGGACTCGACCGGCAGAGGCCAGAGCGTCTGCCCATCCCCTCTCAGGCAGGTGGAAGAgctcgaccggcggaggccagagtggctgcccatcccctctCAGGCAGGCGGAAGAGCTCGACCGGAGGAGGCCAGAGCGGCTGCCCATCCCCTCTCAGGCAGGCataagggctcgaccggcggaggccagagtggctgcccatcccctctCAGGCAGgcggaagggctcgaccggcggaggccagaGCGGCTGCCCATCCCCTCTCAGGTAGGCataagggctcgaccggcggaggccagaGCGGCTGCCCATCCCCTCGCAGGCAGGCGGAAGGGCTCGACCagcggaggccagagtggctgtCCATCCCCTCTCAGGCAGGCATAAGGGCTCAaccggcggaggccagagtggctgtCCATCCCCTCTCAGGCAGGCataagggctcgaccggcggaggccagagtggctgcccattcCCTCTCAGGCAGGCGGAAGAgctcgaccggcggaggccagaGCGGCTGCCCATCCCCTCTCAGGCAGGCataagggctcgaccggcggaggccagagtggctgcccatcccctctCAGGTAGGCataagggctcgaccggcggaggccagaGCGGCTGCCCATCCCCTCGCAGGCAGGCGGAAGGGCTCGACCagcggaggccagagtggctgtCCATCCCCTCTCAGGCAGGCATAAGGGCTCAaccggcggaggccagagtggctgtCCATCCCCTCTCAGGCAGgcagaagggctcgaccggcggaggccagagtggctgtCCATCCCCTCTCAGGCAAGCATAAGGGCTCGACTGGCGGAGGCCAGAGTAGCTGCCCATCCCCTCTCAGGCAGGCagaggggctcgaccggcggaggccagagtggctgcccatccccgccgaggcaggcagaATGGCTCGACCGGCGAAGGCCAGagcggctgcccatccccgctCAGGCAGGCATAAGGGCTCGACTGGCGGAGGACAGAGTGGCTGCCTATCCCCTCTCAGGCAGGCataagggctcgaccggcggaggccagagtggctgcccatccccgccgaggcaggcagaagggctcgaccggcggaggccagaGCAGCTGCCCATCCCCATCGAGGCAGGCAGAAGGGCTCGACCGacggaggccagagtggctgcccatccccatcGAGGCAGGCAGAAGGGCTCGACTggcggaggccagagtggctgcccatccccgccgaggcaggcagaAGGGCTCGACTggcggaggccagagtggctgcccatccccaccgaggcaggcagaagggctcgaccggcggaggccagagtggctgcccatccccaccgaggcaggcagaagggctcgaccggcggaggccagaGCAGCTGCCCATCCCCATCGAGGCAGGCAGAAGGGCTCGACCGacggaggccagagtggctgcccatccccatcGAGGCAGGCAGAAGGGCTCGACCGacggaggccagagtggctgcccattcCCCATCAAGGCAGGAGGCAGCTCGACTggcggaggccagagtggctgcccatccccgccgaggcaggcaaAAGGACTCGACCGGCAGAGGCCAGAGCGTCTGCCCCAATCCCTTCTCAGGAAGGTGGAAGAGCTCGACCGGCTTAGGGgggccagagtggctgcccatcccctctCCGGCAGGCGG
It includes:
- the LOC135212236 gene encoding collagen alpha-1(I) chain-like, which translates into the protein MSGWTLGQSSAVGHHQDSVILERLAEVVGLGHDTSLRCRCEGAEIQVLGTVTNKVGVGGQRFFDDQSEVENLCKGICHLDISSMRSFSWSVKDDMRPERLPIPAEEGGRARPAKARVAAHPLSGRRKGSTGRGQCGCPSPLRQAEGLDRRRPEWLPIPSQAGGRARAAEARAAAHPLSGRRKGSTGGGQSGCPSPLRQAEEFDRRRPERLPIPTEVGRRARSAEARAAAHPHRGRRKGSTGGGQNGCPSPPRQKGSTGGGQSGCTSPTRQAEGLDRLRPRGAAHPRQGRQKDSTGGGQSGYPSPPRQAEGLDRRRPEWLPIPSQAGGRARPAEARAAAHPLSGRHKGSTGGGQSGCPFPLRQAEELDRRRPERLPIPSQAGIRARPAEARVAAHPLSGRHKGSTGGGQSGCPSPRRQAEGLDQRRPELSIPLSGRHKAPQPAGPEWAGPSPSGRHKGSDRRRPEWRPIPFRQGKRASTGEARAAAIPFSGQHKGRTGEARVAAIPLRHKPGSTRRRAEWLSSPSQAGIRDSTGGGQSGLSHPLSGKHKGSTGGGQSSCPSPSQPGIRLQPAEAKSGCPILSGAEGLDPAEPGVAVSPLRQASPRASTGEARGKAAHPLSRQQRGGSDRRRPEWLAHPPRRQNGSPLARPGAAPLPAQEGPKGSTCGGPEWLPYPLSGRHKGSTRRRPEGGCPPRRGRQKGSTGGGQSSCPSPSRQAEGLDRRRPEWLPIPIEAGRRARLAEARVAAHPRRGRQKGSTGGGQSGCPSPPRQAEGLDRRRPEQLPIPIEAGRRARPTEARVAAHPHRGRQKGSTDGGQSGCPSPSRQAEGLDWRRPEWLPIPAEAGKRTRPAEARASAHPLSGRWKSSTGGGQSGCPSPLRQAEELDRRRPERLPIPSQAGIRARPAEARVAAHPLSGRRKGSTGGGQSGCPSPLRQAEGLDQRRPEWLSIPSQAGIRAQPAEARVAVHPLSGRHKGSTGGGQSGCPFPLRQAEELDRRRPERLPIPSQAGIRARPAEARVAAHPLSGRHKGSTGGGQSGCPSPLRQAEGLDRRRPEWLSIPSQASIRARLAEARVAAHPLSGRQRGSTGGGQSGCPSPPRQAEWLDRRRPERLPIPAQAGIRARLAEDRVAAYPLSGRHKGSTGGGQSGCPSPPRQAEGLDRRRPEQLPIPIEAGRRARPTEARVAAHPHRGRQKGSTGGGQSGCPSPPRQAEGLDWRRPEWLPIPTEAGRRARPAEARVAAHPHRGRQKGSTGGGQSSCPSPSRQAEGLDRRRPEWLPIPIEAGRRARPTEARVAAHSPSRQEAARLAEARVAAHPRRGRQKDSTGRGQSAEEARPEEAEQLPIPSSGRHKGSTGGGQSGCPSPLRQAEGLDRRRPERLPIPSQAGIRALLEEARVAAYPLSGRHKGSTGGGQSGCPSPPRQAEGLDRRRPEWLPIPAEAGRSGSTGGGQSGCPSPPRQAEGLDRRRPERLPIPAEAGRRARPAEARVAAHPNRGRQKGRTGGGPSAAPFPIEAGRRARPAEARVTAHPLSGRQKGSTGGGQSGCLSPPRQAEGLDRQRPERLPIPSQAGGRARPAEARVAAHPLSGRRKSSTGGGQSGCPSPLRQA